In the Lysinibacillus sp. PLM2 genome, one interval contains:
- a CDS encoding transcriptional regulator, whose product MKGDRLISIVLLLQTHGQMTAKELSERLEVTERTIYRDMEALSGAGIPVFAERGKNGGWSLLEGYRTNLTGLKESEIRALFVSPSQQLIEDLGLSRTFEEARNKLIASLPYSYQENAKNVWNRIYIDTSTWRQRKEKMETFEVLKSAIWNENKIKIEYQRADGKTSERVVNPLGLVAKGALWYFIASKEDNEIRNYRVSRIKTAEPIGDSFTRPKNFDLAQYWSESTKNFLDNLPKYDIRVEIEPSILPRLQFSGRFVQSVDLENKNQNGWIPVKLSFDTEDEARRYVLGFADQMKVIQPKELRQKIVEMAEATINFYKNDIC is encoded by the coding sequence ATGAAAGGCGACCGGCTAATATCAATTGTTTTATTACTACAAACACATGGTCAAATGACAGCCAAGGAGTTGTCGGAGAGATTGGAAGTAACGGAACGAACGATTTATCGTGATATGGAAGCACTAAGCGGAGCAGGTATTCCTGTTTTTGCAGAACGGGGGAAAAATGGTGGATGGTCTTTGTTGGAAGGTTATCGGACAAATTTAACAGGTTTAAAAGAATCTGAAATCCGCGCATTATTCGTTTCTCCTTCGCAACAATTAATTGAGGATCTCGGATTAAGCCGTACTTTTGAAGAAGCGAGAAATAAACTAATTGCATCTCTTCCTTACAGTTATCAAGAAAATGCAAAAAACGTATGGAATCGAATTTATATTGACACGAGTACATGGCGACAACGAAAAGAAAAAATGGAGACGTTTGAGGTTCTAAAATCAGCAATCTGGAATGAAAATAAAATAAAAATCGAATATCAAAGGGCCGATGGGAAAACGAGTGAACGTGTCGTGAATCCTTTAGGACTGGTAGCAAAAGGAGCTCTTTGGTATTTTATTGCCTCAAAAGAGGACAATGAAATTCGAAATTATAGGGTATCACGCATCAAAACTGCAGAGCCGATAGGTGATAGTTTCACAAGACCAAAAAATTTTGATTTAGCCCAATATTGGAGTGAATCTACAAAAAACTTTTTAGATAACTTACCGAAATATGATATAAGGGTGGAGATTGAACCATCAATTCTACCAAGATTACAATTTTCAGGTCGGTTTGTTCAAAGTGTCGATCTTGAAAATAAAAATCAAAATGGGTGGATTCCTGTTAAGCTTTCTTTTGATACGGAAGATGAAGCAAGGAGATATGTATTGGGGTTTGCAGATCAAATGAAAGTGATTCAACCAAAAGAATTGCGTCAAAAGATAGTTGAGATGGCTGAAGCAACTATAAATTTTTATAAAAACGACATATGCTGA
- the gntR gene encoding GntR family transcriptional regulator codes for MAFYFNYEISQPLYMQLYEYLKLEIQSGRLNAGEKLPSIRSLALDLKVSKQTIDSAYQQLLAEGYIESRPKKGLYVLPIDELYTSKVKSTSFSAPDNSNSKLFVDFYYGAIDQRKFPLKTWKRCLNDAMERDLDEVFLYGNRQGDTLLREEIRKYVFKARGIQCSIDQIFISSGTQQSIHFISRVLDLNNKKVAIEDPGYAEVRSVLIDERCQITPIPLEDDGISISELQKSNAEAVYVTPSHQFPLGMVLPISKRIQLLSWAKETSSYIIEDDYDSEFRYIGQPIPSLKSLDQSERVIYCGTFSKNFLPAARCSYVILPENLISKGKSSIEQYSQSCSPIIQRALAIFMEEGYFEKHVRRMKVTYQSKHKVLIQAITQYMEGKVDIIGQRAGLHIVLNLKNMKPADVISDAEALGIKIYSPHQHWFNEKMFPCIMLGFGGLTEQQIKEGIELIANLIKPDS; via the coding sequence TTGGCTTTTTATTTTAATTATGAGATTTCCCAACCTTTATACATGCAACTTTATGAATATTTAAAATTAGAAATTCAATCTGGTAGATTAAATGCCGGTGAAAAACTGCCTTCAATCCGCTCACTTGCATTAGATTTGAAAGTAAGTAAACAGACGATAGATTCTGCCTACCAACAATTACTTGCTGAGGGATATATTGAGAGTCGACCTAAAAAGGGCTTGTATGTTTTACCGATAGACGAATTATATACTTCAAAGGTTAAGTCGACATCTTTTTCTGCTCCGGACAATTCTAACTCAAAATTATTCGTTGATTTTTATTATGGTGCGATTGATCAAAGGAAATTTCCCTTAAAAACGTGGAAACGCTGTTTAAATGATGCGATGGAAAGAGACTTAGATGAGGTTTTTTTATATGGGAATCGTCAAGGTGATACGCTATTACGTGAGGAAATTCGAAAGTATGTTTTTAAGGCTCGAGGAATCCAATGCTCAATTGATCAAATTTTTATTAGTTCTGGTACACAGCAATCAATTCACTTTATATCGAGAGTATTAGATTTAAATAATAAAAAGGTAGCAATTGAGGACCCTGGTTATGCAGAAGTTCGCTCTGTATTGATAGACGAACGATGTCAAATAACACCCATTCCCCTTGAAGATGATGGTATTTCGATTAGTGAATTACAGAAAAGTAATGCAGAAGCTGTCTATGTAACACCTTCCCATCAGTTCCCACTTGGAATGGTCCTTCCGATTTCAAAAAGAATTCAATTGTTATCTTGGGCAAAGGAAACTTCAAGTTATATTATAGAAGATGACTATGACAGCGAATTTCGTTATATTGGACAACCTATTCCATCTTTAAAATCACTCGACCAATCCGAGCGGGTGATTTATTGTGGTACGTTTTCTAAAAACTTTCTACCGGCAGCACGGTGCAGCTACGTCATTCTTCCTGAAAATCTAATTTCTAAAGGTAAATCTAGCATAGAACAGTATAGTCAAAGTTGCTCCCCCATTATCCAAAGAGCTTTAGCTATTTTTATGGAAGAAGGATATTTTGAAAAACATGTTCGTCGAATGAAAGTAACTTATCAGAGTAAACACAAAGTTCTTATACAAGCCATTACACAATATATGGAAGGAAAAGTGGATATCATCGGGCAACGAGCAGGGCTTCATATTGTACTTAACTTAAAAAATATGAAACCGGCAGATGTAATTAGCGATGCTGAAGCACTAGGTATTAAAATCTATTCTCCCCATCAACACTGGTTTAATGAAAAGATGTTTCCGTGTATAATGCTTGGCTTTGGGGGCCTCACTGAACAACAAATTAAAGAAGGAATTGAATTAATCGCAAATTTAATTAAGCCTGATTCATAA
- a CDS encoding pyridoxamine 5'-phosphate oxidase, translating to MRMFKRSIRDEEKINLFLSEAQKGYLGLSSKDMPYIVPLNFVWYEGNVYFHGASEGRKTDIIEDNPNATFVVSANYGTITDQVPANTDTAYLSVMLFGKVEFVNDLDEATKAMQQLLNKYVPGYYPSALPKSHVERYRSSLGSKTKVFKMVITDLTAKENRMIEEKMFYKGREQKMDIK from the coding sequence ATGAGAATGTTTAAAAGAAGTATTCGGGATGAAGAAAAAATAAATTTGTTTCTATCTGAAGCGCAGAAGGGCTACTTAGGATTATCAAGCAAAGATATGCCTTATATTGTACCTTTAAATTTTGTTTGGTATGAGGGGAATGTTTATTTCCACGGAGCAAGCGAGGGAAGAAAGACCGATATCATAGAAGACAATCCAAATGCGACTTTTGTTGTTAGTGCGAATTATGGAACAATTACAGATCAGGTTCCTGCTAATACTGACACAGCTTATTTAAGTGTCATGTTGTTTGGAAAAGTGGAGTTTGTAAATGATTTAGATGAAGCAACAAAAGCTATGCAGCAACTTTTAAATAAGTATGTACCTGGTTATTATCCATCTGCTCTACCAAAAAGTCATGTAGAACGCTATCGTTCTTCTCTTGGCAGTAAAACTAAGGTGTTTAAAATGGTTATAACAGATCTTACTGCAAAAGAAAATAGAATGATAGAGGAAAAAATGTTTTATAAAGGAAGAGAACAAAAGATGGATATCAAATAA
- a CDS encoding radical SAM protein: MGIEIKEILAKTILTEAKGYLDAGYTHSLNPYSGCAFSCRYCYVREMPIQRFKGVPWGEWVDLKINAAENYRNEMIKLRKKNKAVNIFMSSATDPYQPIERKAMIVRAILEEMIENPPDFLQIQTRSPLITRDIDLIVKLKEKCKILVSMTIETDRDDIRKIFTPYAPGIKLRLKALKEVHDTGIPTQASISPVLPFTPEFPKVIEKIVDHIWIDTLSIGDGAMGKRSERLGMPLLFEEHGLSKWYRKDLHQMVEKHFNKSLPHQVIRVSKDDAFLR; the protein is encoded by the coding sequence ATGGGGATAGAAATAAAGGAGATTTTAGCAAAAACAATACTTACTGAAGCAAAAGGGTATTTGGATGCAGGTTATACTCATTCATTGAATCCATATAGTGGTTGTGCATTTTCATGTAGATATTGTTATGTAAGAGAAATGCCTATCCAAAGATTTAAGGGTGTACCGTGGGGAGAATGGGTGGATCTAAAAATAAACGCAGCAGAAAATTACAGAAATGAAATGATAAAACTTCGAAAAAAGAACAAAGCTGTAAATATTTTTATGTCCTCTGCCACTGATCCTTATCAGCCGATTGAACGTAAAGCAATGATTGTTCGAGCTATATTAGAAGAAATGATTGAAAACCCACCCGATTTTCTTCAAATTCAAACTCGAAGCCCACTTATTACCCGTGACATTGATTTGATAGTGAAGTTAAAAGAAAAATGTAAAATTCTTGTATCCATGACGATTGAAACTGATCGTGATGACATTAGGAAAATTTTCACCCCATATGCTCCAGGAATAAAATTGCGTTTAAAAGCATTAAAGGAAGTTCATGATACGGGGATACCTACACAAGCATCCATATCACCAGTATTACCATTTACTCCTGAGTTTCCAAAGGTAATAGAAAAAATTGTCGATCATATATGGATTGATACGTTATCTATTGGCGATGGGGCGATGGGGAAACGTTCGGAAAGGCTTGGAATGCCATTATTATTTGAAGAACATGGACTTTCGAAGTGGTATCGGAAGGATTTACATCAAATGGTTGAAAAACATTTTAATAAGTCCCTTCCTCATCAGGTAATTAGGGTTTCGAAAGATGATGCTTTTTTAAGATAA
- the ydeG gene encoding putative MFS-type transporter YdeG: MLGKTYEMNDSIVESEEKQKLLYKRTLIVVSISQIFGGAGLAAGITVGALLAQQILGTEAFAGLPTALFTLGSAAAALSVGRLSQRFGRRIGLTAGFMVGGLGAIGVIIAAIISNIFLLFASLLFYGAGTATNLQARYAGTDLANKQQRATAISLTMVFTTFGAVAGPNLVKIMGEFALTIGVPSLAGPFILSATAFILAGLVLFIMLRPDPLIIARKIETSSQINIQSKPLIQSEIVKNKKGIVVGATIMVLTQIVMVAIMTMTPVHMMHHGHGLGEVGLVIGFHVGSMYLPSLFTGILVDKIGRIPMAIASGTTLLLAGLVAALAPGDSMMFLIIALSLLGLGWNFGLISGTTLIVDSTDASNRAKIQGTVDVLIALSGAAGGVMSGVIVAMSSYSSLSLIGGILSLLLIPVVFWTRSKGK, from the coding sequence ATGTTAGGTAAAACCTATGAGATGAATGATAGTATAGTAGAATCTGAGGAAAAACAAAAGTTACTATACAAACGTACATTAATCGTTGTAAGCATTTCACAAATCTTTGGAGGTGCAGGGTTAGCTGCTGGAATTACTGTAGGGGCACTTCTTGCACAGCAAATTCTAGGTACAGAAGCTTTTGCTGGACTTCCCACCGCATTATTTACTTTAGGTTCAGCTGCGGCTGCTTTAAGTGTAGGTCGACTTTCGCAACGATTTGGTCGGAGGATTGGCCTTACTGCAGGTTTTATGGTTGGGGGACTTGGAGCAATAGGTGTCATCATTGCCGCAATCATAAGTAATATTTTTCTTTTATTCGCTTCGTTACTTTTTTACGGTGCTGGGACAGCAACAAATTTACAAGCTCGCTATGCAGGAACGGATTTAGCAAATAAACAACAAAGAGCTACAGCTATAAGTTTAACAATGGTATTCACAACATTTGGTGCAGTAGCAGGACCAAACCTAGTGAAAATTATGGGCGAATTTGCTCTTACTATTGGTGTACCGTCATTGGCTGGTCCATTTATTTTATCAGCCACAGCCTTTATATTAGCAGGACTAGTACTTTTCATTATGCTAAGACCAGATCCATTAATAATAGCGAGAAAGATAGAAACATCAAGTCAAATTAACATTCAATCAAAGCCTTTAATTCAATCAGAAATAGTTAAAAATAAAAAAGGTATCGTCGTTGGTGCGACGATTATGGTATTAACACAAATTGTTATGGTGGCAATTATGACCATGACACCAGTTCATATGATGCATCATGGTCATGGCTTAGGAGAAGTGGGTCTAGTCATTGGATTTCATGTTGGTTCAATGTATTTGCCATCATTATTTACAGGCATTTTAGTTGATAAGATTGGTCGTATTCCAATGGCAATTGCATCTGGAACGACATTACTGCTTGCGGGACTAGTTGCAGCACTTGCACCTGGTGATTCCATGATGTTCTTAATCATCGCATTATCTTTACTTGGTTTAGGTTGGAATTTTGGTTTAATAAGCGGCACTACATTAATTGTAGATTCAACTGATGCTTCAAATCGTGCAAAAATTCAAGGGACAGTGGATGTCTTAATTGCGCTTTCGGGTGCAGCAGGAGGCGTGATGTCAGGCGTAATTGTGGCAATGTCTAGTTATTCATCATTGTCTTTGATTGGAGGTATACTTTCCCTATTGCTTATTCCTGTTGTGTTCTGGACACGTAGTAAAGGTAAATAA
- a CDS encoding PadR family transcriptional regulator — translation MSNLLNTLTTELRRGTLTLAVLSQLRSPQYGYSLVQLLEESGIAIDQSTLYPLLRRLEKQELVSSSWDTSESRPRKYYVLSEYGEEIFLQLRTEWFKSSKELNRLLKEEDDGSN, via the coding sequence ATGAGTAATTTATTAAATACATTAACAACCGAGCTTAGGAGAGGGACGTTGACTTTAGCAGTTTTAAGCCAATTGCGTAGCCCTCAGTACGGATATTCGCTTGTTCAGTTACTAGAGGAGTCAGGTATTGCTATTGATCAAAGTACATTATATCCATTGTTACGACGTTTAGAAAAACAAGAATTGGTTTCAAGTAGTTGGGATACATCTGAAAGCAGACCAAGGAAGTACTATGTTTTAAGTGAATATGGGGAAGAAATTTTCTTGCAGTTAAGGACTGAATGGTTTAAAAGTTCAAAGGAGCTTAATAGATTATTAAAGGAGGAAGATGATGGATCTAATTAA